The following are encoded together in the Cicer arietinum cultivar CDC Frontier isolate Library 1 chromosome 2, Cicar.CDCFrontier_v2.0, whole genome shotgun sequence genome:
- the LOC105851632 gene encoding uncharacterized protein: MEVYGNSMVAAPSNVIYLSSILGQGGPSPVHKCDWKCANERVIGNMFRCKLTGLTHICDKNCNQRILYDNHSSLCLASRQIFPLTPTEEQAVRGVRRKLDVENSPVDNYGCKRRRDAQFHPSPFERSFSAVSPICSQVGDGMDTN, from the coding sequence ATGGAGGTATATGGAAATTCTATGGTTGCAGCTCCTTCAAATGTTATTTATCTGTCGAGTATTTTGGGCCAAGGTGGTCCAAGTCCTGTTCACAAATGCGACTGGAAATGCGCAAATGAACGTGTTATTGGAAACATGTTTCGCTGCAAGCTGACAGGGCTGACTCACATCTGTGATAAAAACTGTAACCAGAGAATTCTGTATGATAACCATAGCTCTCTATGCCTAGCAAGTCGTCAAATTTTTCCCCTAACTCCAACAGAGGAGCAAGCCGTGAGAGGCGTTCGCAGGAAGCTCGACGTGGAGAATTCACCCGTCGATAACTATGGTTGTAAGCGTAGGCGGGATGCACAGTTCCATCCTTCTCCTTTCGAGAGATCTTTCTCTGCTGTCAGTCCTATCTGCAGCCAAGTTGGAGATGGCATGGACACGAACTAG
- the LOC101508929 gene encoding probable ribonuclease P/MRP protein subunit POP5 isoform X2: MVFKNRYMVMEVFMNPNRDQVSGDSIIITQFNISNAIKDSILVNFGECGLASSLGSFQVKYVNPITNVCIIRASREEYEKVWASITMVRSIGNYPVLFNLLDLSGNLKATKTAALKCEEAKFQQYKLMVGDRLLAEDTHRMNNYIAKIEVLEH; encoded by the exons ATGGTGTTCAAGAACAGGTACATGGTGATGGAGGTTTTTATGAATCCTAACAGGGACCAAGTTTCGGGTGATTCTATTATAATTACCCAGTTTAATATCTCCAATGCTATAAAAGATAGCATTTTGGTTAATTTTGGGGAGTGTGGTTTGGCTTCATCGTTGGGATCATTTCAGG TCAAATATGTGAATCCAATCACTAATGTGTGCATCATTAGGGCTTCAAGGGAGGAGTATGAAAAAGTATGGGCTTCCAttacaatggtcagaagtattGGAAATTACCCAGTTTTGTTTAATTTGCTTGATTTATCTG GAAATTTAAAGGCTACTAAAACTGCTGCTTTAAAGTGTGAGGAAGCAAAATTTCAGCAGTACAAACTTATGGTTGGTGATCGATTATTAGCCGAGGATACTCATCGCATGAATAATTATATTGCAAAAATCGAAGTTTTGGAGCACTGA
- the LOC101510320 gene encoding pathogenesis-related thaumatin-like protein 3.5 yields MSKFIVSWKLLSFFYVLYTLLCSSFSSIFTITNNCPYTIWPGTLAGAGTPPLPTTGLQLDSGQSVKLASVPGWSGRIWARTGCTFDATGIGKCQTGDCGGRLECDGNGAAPPTSLFEITLGQGNDQDYYDVSMVDGYNLPLLVLPRGVYGSTICNATGCVTDINRGCPKELQVVGGNEGYQDNVVGCRSACEAFGSDQYCCSGQFANPTTCQPSYYSTIFKKACPRAYSYAFDDGTSTFTCKAYEYDIVFCPTNNKITKPNDAFPPPPPASTGLLYEKVQQDSSSSIILPFQVTIFLLVATIYVMIAKTWPPI; encoded by the exons atgtcaaaatttattgTATCTTGGAAGCTCCTAAGTTTCTTTTATGTCCTTTATACTTTGTTATGTTCCTCTTTCTCTAGCATATTCACCATAACCAACAACTGCCCTTATACAATATGGCCTGGCACGCTTGCCGGCGCAGGAACGCCACCGCTTCCTACGACTGGATTACAGCTTGACTCGGGCCAATCTGTGAAACTAGCCAGCGTTCCGGGTTGGTCGGGCCGGATATGGGCGAGGACGGGCTGCACATTTGATGCAACGGGAATTGGGAAATGCCAAACAGGTGATTGTGGTGGAAGACTAGAATGTGATGGGAATGGTGCAGCTCCACCTACTTCACTCTTTGAGATTACACTTGGTCAAGGGAATGATCAAGATTACTATGATGTTAGTATGGTTGATGGATACAATCTTCCATTGCTTGTTCTGCCAAGAGGTGTGTATGGTAGTACTATCTGTAATGCCACAGGTTGTGTCACTGATATCAACAGAG GTTGTCCAAAAGAACTTCAAGTAGTCGGTGGTAATGAAGGATACCAAGATAATGTAGTTGGGTGTAGGAGTGCCTGTGAAGCATTTGGATCAGATCAGTACTGCTGCAGTGGACAATTTGCAAACCCAACAACATGCCAGCCCTCTTATTATTCCACAATTTTCAAGAAGGCTTGTCCAAGAGCTTATAGCTATGCATTTGATGATGGAACCAGCACTTTCACTTGCAAAGCTTATGAATATGACATTGTTTTCTGTCCTACCAACAACAA GATTACCAAACCAAATGATGCATTTCCTCCTCCACCACCGGCATCAACTGGATTGCTTTATGAGAAGGTTCAGCAAGACAGTTCTTCAAGTATTATCTTGCCCTTTCAAGTGACAATATTTCTCTTAGTTGCCACAATCTATGTGATGATAGCAAAGACTTGGCCACCGATATGA
- the LOC101508929 gene encoding probable ribonuclease P/MRP protein subunit POP5 isoform X1 has product MGSRKRVMVFKNRYMVMEVFMNPNRDQVSGDSIIITQFNISNAIKDSILVNFGECGLASSLGSFQVKYVNPITNVCIIRASREEYEKVWASITMVRSIGNYPVLFNLLDLSGNLKATKTAALKCEEAKFQQYKLMVGDRLLAEDTHRMNNYIAKIEVLEH; this is encoded by the exons ATG GGTTCTAGGAAAAGGGTCATGGTGTTCAAGAACAGGTACATGGTGATGGAGGTTTTTATGAATCCTAACAGGGACCAAGTTTCGGGTGATTCTATTATAATTACCCAGTTTAATATCTCCAATGCTATAAAAGATAGCATTTTGGTTAATTTTGGGGAGTGTGGTTTGGCTTCATCGTTGGGATCATTTCAGG TCAAATATGTGAATCCAATCACTAATGTGTGCATCATTAGGGCTTCAAGGGAGGAGTATGAAAAAGTATGGGCTTCCAttacaatggtcagaagtattGGAAATTACCCAGTTTTGTTTAATTTGCTTGATTTATCTG GAAATTTAAAGGCTACTAAAACTGCTGCTTTAAAGTGTGAGGAAGCAAAATTTCAGCAGTACAAACTTATGGTTGGTGATCGATTATTAGCCGAGGATACTCATCGCATGAATAATTATATTGCAAAAATCGAAGTTTTGGAGCACTGA